Proteins encoded in a region of the Desulfovibrio desulfuricans genome:
- a CDS encoding DMT family transporter, protein MAWFALSLAVVTEILWALSLKWASSLGNWQAAAVPIALSFVNMGLLALAMRGLPAGMTYALWTGAGTVGVVLGGALFFGDKVSLPQLFFIALIIIGSVGTKFFSSQA, encoded by the coding sequence ATGGCATGGTTTGCATTGAGTTTGGCAGTGGTTACCGAGATTTTGTGGGCGCTCAGCCTCAAGTGGGCTTCTTCGTTGGGCAACTGGCAGGCTGCGGCAGTGCCCATTGCGCTGAGCTTTGTGAATATGGGCCTGCTGGCGCTGGCCATGCGCGGGCTCCCGGCGGGTATGACCTATGCCCTCTGGACAGGTGCTGGCACGGTGGGCGTGGTCCTGGGCGGGGCGCTTTTTTTCGGCGACAAGGTTTCGCTGCCCCAGCTGTTTTTCATTGCCCTGATTATCATTGGCAGCGTCGGGACAAAGTTTTTTTCATCCCAGGCATAG
- the acs gene encoding acetate--CoA ligase — MSQERITTLLNENRSYLPPEHGKTSAWVCGPEEYDALCSRALEDPNDFWGARASQLIHWFKRWDKVLEADEVNHKYKWFTGGKLNASFNCIDRHLISGRRNKAALIWQGEKETDVRCYTYQMLYTEVCRVAHALSSLRIRKGDHVALYMPMIPELFIAMLACARIGAIHTAIFSGYAEGGVRSRIQGCKARVVITADAAVRGGKFKPLKANLDPILEKCPSVAHVVVVKHAGIDGVNMQRNRDVWWHDLIDDFTLNPDFPCEPMDANDTLFLLHTSGSTGKPTGVMHSTGGYLTYAAHSTQWCFDMRDDDVYWCTADAGWITGHTYGVYGPLSLGATTLMFEGVPTWPYPDRYWRIVENFRVNIFYTAPTVIRSLMRMNEAWTERYDLRSLRILGSVGEPINPEAWHWYHKNIGGGELPIVDTWWQTETGGAMIAPMPYATKLKPGSASKPLPGIDAAVIGTASRDGDEAEAGSKAGHLVIRRPWPGMMQGVYNDEEKYQSYFSRFGCYSSGDAAEVDQDGYFWILGRVDDSINVSGHRLSTAEIEAVLAACPEVGEAAVVPMPHALKGEGIYAYVVTRDEVPWSAQLRVKLRDAVRRDIGALASPEFIQFVDAMPKTTSGKIIRRMLRKIAGDSYEDIGDTTSLAEPEVIGKIIEGHRNLVAGRHETESAPEGAAETAQV; from the coding sequence ATGTCCCAGGAAAGGATCACAACGCTGTTAAATGAGAACCGCAGCTATCTTCCACCTGAGCACGGCAAAACTTCTGCATGGGTATGTGGGCCAGAAGAATATGACGCTCTCTGCAGCCGCGCACTGGAAGACCCCAACGACTTTTGGGGTGCGCGAGCATCGCAGTTGATCCATTGGTTCAAACGCTGGGACAAAGTGCTGGAAGCAGATGAGGTAAACCATAAATACAAGTGGTTTACAGGCGGCAAACTTAATGCCTCCTTTAACTGTATCGACAGGCATCTCATCTCTGGGCGGCGCAACAAGGCCGCGCTTATCTGGCAGGGCGAGAAGGAAACAGACGTTCGCTGCTACACCTACCAGATGCTCTATACCGAGGTGTGCCGCGTTGCGCATGCTTTGAGTTCGCTGCGCATCCGCAAGGGCGATCATGTGGCTTTGTACATGCCCATGATCCCGGAACTTTTTATCGCCATGCTGGCCTGCGCCCGCATTGGCGCCATCCACACGGCCATCTTTTCCGGCTATGCGGAGGGCGGCGTGCGCAGCCGTATTCAGGGTTGCAAGGCGCGCGTTGTCATCACGGCGGACGCAGCGGTGCGCGGCGGCAAGTTCAAGCCCCTCAAGGCCAATCTTGACCCCATCCTTGAAAAGTGCCCCTCGGTGGCGCACGTGGTTGTGGTCAAGCATGCCGGCATTGACGGCGTGAACATGCAGCGCAACCGCGATGTGTGGTGGCATGACCTGATCGATGACTTTACCCTTAACCCGGACTTTCCCTGCGAGCCCATGGATGCCAACGATACGCTCTTTCTGCTGCACACAAGCGGCAGTACGGGCAAGCCCACGGGCGTCATGCATTCTACTGGCGGCTACCTCACATACGCGGCGCACTCCACGCAGTGGTGCTTCGACATGCGCGACGACGATGTGTACTGGTGCACGGCGGATGCAGGCTGGATCACAGGTCACACCTATGGCGTGTACGGCCCGCTTTCACTTGGGGCCACCACGCTCATGTTTGAAGGCGTGCCCACATGGCCATACCCTGACCGCTACTGGCGCATTGTGGAGAACTTCCGGGTCAACATCTTCTATACCGCGCCCACGGTCATCCGCTCGCTCATGCGTATGAACGAGGCCTGGACAGAACGCTATGACCTCCGCAGCCTGCGCATTCTTGGCAGCGTGGGCGAACCCATCAACCCCGAGGCGTGGCATTGGTACCACAAGAACATCGGCGGCGGCGAGCTGCCCATCGTGGACACATGGTGGCAGACCGAAACCGGCGGCGCCATGATTGCCCCCATGCCCTATGCCACCAAGCTCAAACCGGGTTCGGCCTCCAAGCCCCTGCCCGGCATTGACGCTGCCGTTATTGGCACGGCCTCGCGTGACGGCGACGAAGCCGAAGCGGGCAGCAAGGCCGGGCATCTGGTCATCCGACGCCCCTGGCCCGGCATGATGCAGGGCGTATATAATGATGAAGAAAAGTACCAGTCCTACTTCTCACGCTTCGGCTGTTATTCGTCAGGCGATGCGGCAGAAGTTGATCAGGACGGCTACTTCTGGATTCTGGGACGCGTGGACGACTCCATCAACGTGTCGGGGCATCGGCTCTCCACGGCAGAAATTGAAGCCGTGCTGGCGGCCTGCCCCGAAGTTGGCGAAGCCGCCGTGGTGCCCATGCCCCACGCCCTCAAGGGCGAAGGCATCTACGCCTATGTGGTCACGCGGGATGAAGTGCCGTGGAGCGCGCAACTGCGCGTAAAACTGCGCGATGCCGTGCGCCGCGACATCGGCGCGCTTGCCAGCCCGGAATTCATCCAGTTTGTGGACGCCATGCCCAAGACCACCTCGGGCAAGATCATCCGCCGCATGCTGCGCAAGATCGCTGGCGACAGCTATGAAGACATCGGCGACACCACTTCGCTGGCAGAACCGGAAGTCATCGGCAAAATAATTGAAGGACACCGCAACCTTGTTGCAGGCAGGCACGAAACGGAAAGCGCCCCCGAAGGCGCTGCCGAGACCGCGCAGGTCTGA
- a CDS encoding GNAT family N-acetyltransferase, protein MRILHKQQHLPPLEGPRLEPHPFRGAGVPPDERDGAPLVPVARPERGSAAQGTAAPHREAPSGKDVGTEAFELRQLGEEDFEEFEALLRYAFQVSTSEMARIGWSDMEMKQSKMPIFEASHVMGWFYKGHLASQIVIYPMEVNIQGEICKMGGITGVATYPEYTGRGLIHSLIGKSLEYMRSQQQIVSYLCPYSIPLYRKHGWEIVSDKMTFAIKDTQLPKRHPVDGQIERVDIECEDLHRVYKYFALQEHGALIRGKLEWEEYWRWDSDDVMAAVYYSADGKPLGYVIYYIENEVFSIKEMVYLNQEAKYGIWNYISAHFSMITKVEGANYTGEPIAFQFEDSEIDESIQPYAMARIVDVQRFIEQYSFQFEDPKLTLELEVSDVMAPWNNGIFHVSWRDGRTFCEKVSTWSTGHRLSLDIKTLTTMLMGYKRPTYLYNNDRIDMDYHLLKTLETLIPPDKPYFSDYF, encoded by the coding sequence ATGCGTATTCTTCATAAACAGCAACATCTTCCCCCTCTTGAGGGGCCACGGCTTGAGCCGCATCCTTTTCGTGGCGCAGGGGTTCCCCCTGACGAACGCGATGGCGCGCCGCTTGTTCCCGTTGCCCGACCCGAGCGCGGGTCAGCCGCGCAGGGCACTGCCGCCCCCCACAGAGAAGCCCCTTCGGGCAAGGACGTAGGCACAGAAGCCTTTGAATTGCGCCAGCTTGGCGAAGAAGATTTTGAGGAGTTTGAGGCCCTGCTGCGCTACGCTTTTCAGGTCAGCACATCTGAAATGGCCCGCATCGGCTGGTCTGACATGGAGATGAAGCAGTCCAAGATGCCCATATTTGAGGCATCGCACGTCATGGGCTGGTTCTACAAGGGGCACCTTGCCTCGCAGATCGTCATCTACCCGATGGAAGTGAATATCCAGGGCGAAATCTGCAAAATGGGCGGCATCACCGGCGTGGCAACGTATCCCGAATACACGGGGCGGGGGCTGATCCATTCGCTCATCGGCAAAAGCCTTGAATACATGCGCTCGCAGCAGCAGATAGTTTCCTATCTCTGCCCCTATTCCATCCCCCTGTACCGCAAGCACGGTTGGGAAATTGTTTCGGACAAGATGACCTTTGCCATCAAGGACACCCAGCTTCCCAAGCGCCACCCGGTGGACGGGCAGATCGAGCGCGTGGACATCGAGTGCGAAGACCTGCACCGCGTTTACAAGTATTTTGCCCTTCAGGAACACGGCGCGCTTATTCGCGGCAAGCTGGAGTGGGAGGAATACTGGCGATGGGATTCGGACGACGTCATGGCGGCGGTGTACTACAGCGCCGACGGCAAGCCCCTGGGCTATGTTATCTACTACATTGAGAACGAAGTTTTCAGCATCAAGGAAATGGTCTACCTGAACCAGGAGGCCAAATACGGCATCTGGAACTACATCAGCGCCCATTTTTCCATGATCACCAAGGTGGAAGGCGCCAACTACACTGGCGAACCCATTGCCTTCCAGTTTGAAGACAGCGAAATTGACGAGAGCATTCAGCCCTACGCCATGGCCCGCATTGTGGATGTACAGCGCTTTATCGAACAGTATTCCTTCCAGTTTGAAGACCCCAAATTGACGCTTGAACTGGAAGTGAGCGATGTCATGGCCCCGTGGAACAACGGGATATTCCATGTAAGCTGGCGTGATGGGCGCACGTTTTGCGAAAAGGTAAGCACCTGGAGCACAGGGCATCGCCTTTCGCTGGATATCAAAACGCTCACGACCATGCTCATGGGCTACAAGCGCCCCACCTATCTGTACAATAATGACCGCATCGACATGGACTATCATCTGCTGAAAACGCTGGAGACGCTGATCCCGCCGGACAAGCCGTATTTTTCGGATTATTTCTGA
- a CDS encoding HMA2 domain-containing protein — translation MNAIHLLRYVRSFVDGRVRIRHPALRHENVLRLAREKMSAISGVHAVEGNSVSGSILITYDSVAIPREKLFAIGEAWARYLDAVNAGKDSAIPQF, via the coding sequence ATGAACGCCATCCATCTGCTTAGGTATGTGCGCAGTTTTGTAGACGGCAGGGTGCGCATACGCCATCCCGCCCTGCGGCACGAAAACGTGCTGCGGCTGGCCCGCGAAAAAATGAGCGCCATCAGCGGTGTTCATGCGGTGGAGGGCAACAGCGTCAGCGGCTCCATACTGATTACGTATGACAGCGTGGCAATCCCCCGCGAAAAGCTTTTTGCCATTGGCGAAGCCTGGGCGCGGTATCTTGATGCCGTCAACGCAGGCAAAGACAGCGCCATTCCTCAATTCTGA
- a CDS encoding Maf family protein, with product MSYNLAPCPAPADTSAQMRPLFRMASGLELLLASASPRRRQFLNEWGIPFRLALTNADEPRPEQGESPEAYTRRAAAAKALASGHAVRQQGAANHELQPVILAADTVVAVDGDILGKPENPAHALRMLERLNGRGHEVISAVCLLLPADAAIGSVQAAAASAGTNTGLNVDECCIDSYRMLSFSDTSRVIFHHWPQPVLQAYLDTGEPHDKAGAYAIQGQGAVLVERVDGSWSTVVGLPVTQLAQVMLDRGLMLPCA from the coding sequence ATGTCCTACAATCTTGCCCCGTGCCCGGCCCCTGCCGATACGTCCGCGCAGATGCGCCCGCTGTTCCGCATGGCCTCAGGCCTTGAATTGCTGCTGGCTTCGGCCTCGCCCCGCAGACGGCAGTTTTTGAATGAATGGGGAATCCCCTTCCGTCTGGCCCTCACCAATGCTGATGAACCACGCCCGGAACAGGGCGAATCCCCGGAGGCGTATACCCGCCGCGCGGCCGCTGCCAAGGCGCTGGCATCAGGCCATGCAGTTCGCCAGCAAGGCGCAGCCAACCATGAATTGCAGCCCGTGATTCTGGCCGCAGATACCGTTGTGGCCGTGGACGGCGATATTCTTGGCAAGCCGGAAAACCCGGCTCACGCCTTGCGCATGCTGGAGCGCCTCAACGGTCGCGGGCATGAAGTTATCAGCGCCGTGTGCCTGCTCCTGCCTGCCGATGCAGCCATTGGCTCTGTGCAAGCAGCCGCCGCATCTGCTGGCACCAATACTGGCCTCAATGTAGACGAATGCTGTATCGATTCGTACCGCATGCTGTCATTCAGCGACACCAGCCGTGTTATCTTCCACCACTGGCCTCAGCCTGTGCTGCAAGCCTATCTGGACACCGGTGAGCCGCACGACAAAGCGGGCGCATATGCCATCCAGGGGCAGGGAGCCGTGCTGGTTGAGCGCGTTGACGGCTCATGGAGCACCGTAGTGGGCCTGCCCGTCACCCAGCTTGCCCAGGTCATGCTGGACAGGGGCCTCATGCTGCCCTGCGCCTGA
- a CDS encoding FeoA family protein: protein MSQIVNLRQMQVGQQGKIAAVEALGEMNRRIRDMGLIPGTTVSIVGRAPLKDPVALRLSGVTISLRNSEADFIKVDLSGASS, encoded by the coding sequence ATGAGCCAGATTGTCAATCTGCGTCAGATGCAAGTAGGACAGCAGGGAAAGATTGCAGCCGTTGAAGCCCTTGGCGAAATGAACCGCCGCATCCGCGACATGGGTCTTATCCCCGGCACCACGGTATCCATTGTAGGCCGCGCGCCTCTTAAGGATCCTGTCGCCTTGCGCCTTTCAGGCGTAACCATCTCCTTGCGCAACAGCGAAGCCGACTTCATCAAAGTTGACCTTTCCGGCGCGTCCAGCTAG
- the yfcE gene encoding phosphodiesterase: MRLLVASDLHGSVESLLFLLEKARELTPDALVLLGDLVYHGPRNPLPQGYDTRSVLQTMPDLSALPCPVMAVRGNCDAEVDLCLLPFAVTESTWIEADGLSIFASHGHHLPERPPCPGIKAGTVLLRGHTHVPRGETIDGLHFWNPGSLSLPKSGSPRTYGLIENGVFCVLDMQGGEILRHAPAPR; this comes from the coding sequence ATGCGTCTGCTTGTTGCCTCCGACCTTCACGGGTCTGTTGAAAGTCTGCTTTTTTTGCTGGAAAAAGCGCGTGAGCTTACCCCTGACGCACTGGTGCTGCTGGGCGATCTGGTTTACCACGGCCCGCGCAATCCCCTGCCGCAGGGCTACGACACCCGCTCTGTACTGCAAACCATGCCCGATCTTTCGGCCTTGCCCTGCCCGGTGATGGCAGTGCGCGGCAACTGCGATGCCGAGGTTGATCTGTGCCTTTTGCCCTTTGCAGTCACAGAATCCACCTGGATTGAAGCAGACGGCCTGAGCATTTTTGCCAGCCACGGGCACCACCTGCCAGAGCGCCCGCCGTGCCCCGGCATCAAAGCCGGAACGGTGCTCTTGCGCGGGCATACCCATGTGCCGCGCGGCGAAACCATTGATGGCCTGCACTTCTGGAACCCCGGCTCCCTTTCCCTGCCCAAGAGCGGCTCGCCCCGCACCTACGGCCTTATAGAAAACGGCGTCTTTTGCGTGCTGGACATGCAGGGCGGCGAAATCTTGCGCCACGCCCCCGCACCGCGCTAA
- a CDS encoding PHP domain-containing protein — protein MKFIDLHTHSTASDGTDTPAQLVGKAHAAGLAAVAITDHDTLSGLDEGQRTGRELGIEVVRGCEISTGTELGELHILGLWLPENPQPLLEKLRWLREMRAERNVGIVKKLQDLGYDISMEEVLAAARGESVGRPHIAAVMLRKGFAKDPRQVFKEFLGSRGKAYLPKTVLEPDESVRLLASMGATVCLAHPLLWKAPAGWLDSMVARLKEYGLSAIEAYHSEHSEADIRTCLALAKRFDLGVSGGSDYHGSNKPTIRLGQGYGGLRVSSAVLEGLKERRDAAGLHI, from the coding sequence ATGAAGTTTATCGATCTGCACACGCATTCCACCGCTTCTGACGGTACGGACACACCGGCCCAGCTTGTGGGCAAGGCCCATGCCGCAGGCCTTGCCGCAGTGGCAATTACTGACCACGATACCCTGTCTGGCCTTGATGAGGGGCAGCGGACCGGGCGCGAGCTTGGTATTGAGGTTGTGCGCGGCTGCGAAATTTCGACAGGCACGGAACTGGGCGAACTGCACATTCTTGGCTTGTGGCTACCGGAAAATCCCCAGCCTTTGCTGGAAAAACTGCGCTGGCTGCGCGAAATGCGGGCAGAGCGCAATGTAGGCATAGTAAAAAAGTTGCAGGATCTCGGCTACGACATCAGCATGGAAGAAGTGCTGGCGGCGGCCAGGGGCGAAAGCGTGGGGCGACCGCACATCGCGGCTGTGATGCTTCGCAAGGGATTCGCCAAGGATCCCCGGCAGGTTTTCAAGGAATTTCTGGGCAGCCGGGGCAAGGCATATTTACCCAAAACCGTGCTGGAGCCTGATGAAAGCGTCCGGTTGCTGGCCTCCATGGGGGCGACGGTATGCCTGGCGCATCCGCTGCTCTGGAAGGCCCCCGCCGGGTGGCTGGATTCCATGGTGGCCCGCCTCAAGGAATACGGGCTCAGCGCCATTGAGGCCTACCACAGCGAGCATTCCGAGGCCGATATACGCACCTGCCTGGCCCTGGCCAAGCGTTTTGACCTTGGCGTTTCCGGCGGATCGGACTATCACGGATCAAACAAGCCCACTATCCGTCTGGGACAGGGCTACGGGGGCTTGCGAGTCAGCTCGGCTGTGCTTGAAGGCTTGAAAGAACGCCGCGACGCTGCCGGCCTTCATATCTGA
- a CDS encoding aminotransferase class I/II-fold pyridoxal phosphate-dependent enzyme, which produces MRIPAFELEVFFGKYEFSTPYLLAQSDCEALSIDALLGLEPDAASARQDFLNTSLGYGENNGRPDLRRAVAGLYANMPEENVVLFTGAQEGIFACMNSLLEPGDHVVCMFPAYQSLYEVARSMGCQVDFWHLRQTEQGWQGDMDELAALLRPDTKAIVLNTPNNPTGFTLNREQTGRLCELARQRGAWIFCDEVYRGLGWNPESAKSGATAGAQRAGDNAPWIADAYEKGISLGVLSKAYGLPGLRVGWLACRDTALMEDVARYKNYLSICGATPSEALALVALRHGEHLLAKNRGIISENLKTADAFFARHAHLFTYNRPQAGPIGFPRIRLSEPVADFCERLAHEAGVLLLPGSVYGIKEPYFRIGYGRKSFAAHLARFEEWLVEKGIA; this is translated from the coding sequence ATGCGTATTCCAGCATTTGAGCTTGAAGTATTTTTTGGCAAATACGAATTTTCCACGCCATATCTTCTGGCGCAGTCAGACTGCGAGGCCTTGAGTATAGATGCCCTGCTGGGGTTGGAGCCGGATGCGGCCTCAGCCCGGCAGGATTTTTTGAATACCAGCCTCGGCTATGGCGAAAACAACGGCAGGCCCGATCTTCGCCGCGCGGTGGCGGGCCTGTACGCAAACATGCCCGAAGAAAATGTGGTGCTGTTTACCGGCGCGCAGGAGGGCATTTTTGCCTGCATGAATTCCCTGCTTGAGCCGGGCGACCACGTGGTGTGTATGTTCCCGGCCTATCAGTCCTTGTATGAGGTGGCCCGAAGCATGGGCTGCCAAGTGGACTTCTGGCATCTGCGACAGACGGAGCAGGGCTGGCAGGGTGATATGGACGAACTGGCCGCACTGCTGCGGCCCGACACCAAGGCCATTGTGCTCAATACGCCGAACAATCCCACGGGCTTTACCCTGAACCGGGAACAGACCGGCAGGTTGTGCGAGCTGGCCCGCCAGCGTGGAGCCTGGATTTTCTGCGATGAAGTCTACCGGGGATTGGGCTGGAACCCGGAAAGTGCAAAGTCAGGGGCCACCGCAGGTGCGCAGCGGGCAGGAGACAATGCGCCCTGGATTGCAGATGCGTATGAAAAGGGTATTTCACTCGGCGTGCTCAGCAAGGCCTATGGCCTGCCGGGTTTGCGCGTGGGGTGGCTGGCCTGCCGGGACACCGCGTTGATGGAAGACGTGGCGCGCTACAAAAACTATCTGAGCATTTGCGGGGCAACGCCTTCAGAGGCACTGGCCCTTGTGGCTCTGCGGCATGGGGAGCATCTGCTGGCAAAAAACCGGGGCATTATCAGCGAGAACCTCAAGACGGCAGACGCTTTTTTTGCCCGCCATGCCCACCTCTTTACCTATAACCGCCCTCAGGCTGGCCCCATTGGCTTTCCTCGCATACGGCTCAGCGAGCCTGTGGCGGATTTTTGCGAAAGGCTGGCTCATGAAGCAGGGGTTTTGTTGTTGCCGGGTTCAGTATACGGCATCAAGGAACCGTATTTCCGCATTGGCTATGGCCGTAAAAGTTTTGCGGCCCACCTCGCCCGGTTTGAAGAATGGCTGGTGGAAAAGGGAATTGCGTAA
- a CDS encoding heavy metal translocating P-type ATPase, which produces MRFFIVHELRGITTPESGRMRVRASSCLGEGRIEALAGALTSLEGITEVRANALIGSLLIFYDNEETRVTALTLLVGAADAGGQFDIQGQHYESALSPGQGFMPLVRYVFVRPFLPLALRVFNSVMGALPFLFKGLGALLRGTLSVDVLDAAAIGASLIMGDFRTVSMLTLLLGLGETLEDWTRRRSMASLTESLALNVENVWLLVDGTEVSVPLAQVREGDLVVVHAGGSIPVDGEVAEGCGLVNQSSMTGEPLGVRRTEGASVYAGTALEEGRLVIRARHVGDGTRLRQVVKFIEESESLKAGVQGKFERLADLAVPFTFGLAGLVWLITRDFRRASSVLLVDYSCALKLATPLAVLASMREGARHGIAIKGGRYLEALSEADTLVFDKTGTLTQASPKVVEVIPAPGFERDEVLRIMACLEEHFPHPVARAVVRKAEEEGLQHAEEHAHVEYVVAHGVASTLHGKKMRVGSRHYIEHDEGVDLSPLAEAIGQQTELGRSLLFMSEDGQAAGLVSIEDPLRPEAARVVEAMRGLGMRRVLMLTGDDERTARAVAAQVGITEFRAQVLPTDKARIVQELAAEGCKVLMVGDGINDAPALSAAHVGVAMSDGTDLAREVANVLLTHPSLEGLISARLLGNHTLRRIHGNFVATMTLNSLFLMGGLFMVLGPGVSALLHNLTTLGVALNAMRPHLPKSLPGEEFHYERHPSA; this is translated from the coding sequence ATGCGTTTTTTTATTGTTCATGAATTGCGTGGCATCACGACGCCAGAATCCGGCAGAATGCGCGTGCGCGCATCAAGCTGCCTTGGCGAGGGACGCATTGAGGCGTTGGCCGGAGCACTGACCTCGCTTGAGGGCATCACCGAAGTACGGGCCAACGCCCTGATCGGCAGCCTGCTGATTTTTTATGACAACGAAGAAACGCGCGTTACCGCTCTCACCCTACTGGTGGGCGCGGCCGATGCTGGCGGTCAGTTTGATATCCAGGGGCAGCACTACGAGAGTGCTCTTTCGCCCGGTCAGGGGTTTATGCCTCTGGTGCGCTATGTTTTTGTGCGCCCCTTTTTGCCGCTGGCACTGCGCGTATTCAACAGCGTTATGGGCGCGCTGCCCTTTTTGTTCAAAGGTCTGGGCGCGCTTTTGCGCGGCACCCTGAGCGTTGACGTTCTGGACGCTGCCGCCATTGGCGCGTCACTCATCATGGGCGACTTCCGCACGGTCAGCATGCTTACCCTGCTGCTGGGACTGGGCGAAACCCTTGAAGACTGGACAAGACGCCGCTCCATGGCTTCGCTGACCGAAAGCCTTGCCCTGAATGTGGAAAATGTCTGGCTGCTGGTAGACGGCACAGAAGTTTCCGTTCCCCTGGCGCAGGTGCGCGAGGGCGACCTTGTGGTTGTGCATGCTGGCGGCTCCATCCCGGTGGACGGCGAGGTTGCCGAAGGCTGCGGCCTTGTGAACCAGTCGTCCATGACTGGTGAACCCCTTGGCGTGCGCCGCACTGAGGGTGCTTCTGTATACGCCGGCACAGCCCTTGAAGAAGGGCGGCTTGTGATCCGCGCCCGCCATGTGGGTGATGGCACACGCCTGCGGCAGGTTGTGAAATTTATTGAAGAATCCGAATCGCTCAAGGCGGGTGTGCAGGGCAAATTTGAACGGCTGGCTGATCTGGCCGTGCCCTTTACCTTTGGCCTTGCCGGGCTGGTGTGGCTGATCACCCGCGATTTCCGCCGCGCATCTTCCGTGCTGCTGGTGGATTACTCGTGCGCCCTCAAGCTCGCCACGCCGCTGGCGGTGCTGGCCTCCATGCGCGAAGGCGCGCGCCACGGCATTGCCATCAAGGGCGGCCGTTACCTTGAGGCCCTGAGCGAAGCTGATACGCTGGTCTTTGATAAAACTGGCACCCTCACCCAGGCCAGCCCCAAGGTTGTGGAGGTCATCCCGGCCCCTGGCTTTGAGCGTGACGAAGTGCTGCGCATCATGGCCTGCCTTGAAGAACATTTTCCCCACCCTGTGGCCCGCGCCGTTGTGCGCAAGGCTGAGGAAGAAGGCCTGCAACACGCAGAGGAACACGCCCACGTGGAATACGTGGTGGCGCACGGCGTTGCCTCCACCCTGCACGGTAAAAAAATGCGGGTGGGAAGCCGCCACTACATTGAGCACGACGAAGGCGTTGACCTTTCGCCCCTTGCTGAAGCTATCGGCCAGCAGACCGAGCTTGGCCGTTCCCTGCTGTTCATGAGCGAGGACGGGCAGGCCGCCGGGCTGGTGTCCATTGAAGATCCCCTGCGGCCCGAGGCGGCACGTGTGGTTGAAGCCATGCGCGGCCTTGGCATGCGCCGGGTGCTCATGCTGACGGGCGATGACGAGCGCACGGCCAGAGCCGTAGCTGCACAGGTGGGCATTACGGAATTTCGGGCTCAGGTGCTGCCCACGGACAAAGCCCGCATTGTGCAGGAACTGGCGGCAGAAGGCTGCAAGGTGCTTATGGTGGGCGACGGCATCAACGATGCCCCTGCCCTGTCAGCAGCGCATGTGGGCGTTGCCATGAGCGACGGCACAGATCTGGCCCGCGAAGTTGCCAACGTACTGCTGACCCATCCCAGCCTTGAGGGGCTGATCAGCGCCCGCCTGCTGGGCAACCACACCCTGCGCCGCATTCACGGAAATTTTGTGGCCACAATGACCCTTAACAGCCTGTTCCTGATGGGAGGCCTGTTCATGGTGCTTGGGCCGGGAGTTTCCGCCCTGCTGCACAACCTGACCACCCTTGGCGTTGCCCTTAACGCCATGCGCCCCCACCTGCCGAAAAGCCTGCCCGGCGAGGAGTTCCATTATGAACGCCATCCATCTGCTTAG
- a CDS encoding Trm112 family protein, with translation MPMETRELLQILACPKCLGNLVALEDNGSVAAFACKACGVVYPVRDNIPIMLVEEAIPLEDWNREHPAAKECA, from the coding sequence ATGCCTATGGAAACCCGCGAGTTACTGCAAATTCTGGCTTGCCCCAAATGCCTGGGCAACCTTGTGGCGCTGGAAGACAACGGTTCAGTCGCCGCCTTTGCCTGCAAGGCCTGCGGCGTGGTCTATCCAGTGCGCGACAATATTCCCATCATGCTTGTGGAAGAAGCGATTCCCCTTGAAGACTGGAACAGGGAACACCCTGCTGCCAAGGAATGCGCCTGA